In Dehalococcoidia bacterium, the genomic window CTGCGCCTTCATCCGCGGCAGATAGCCCAGATATGTGAATTCATGCGTCGGCAATCCGGAAACGACCACGGCGGTAATTATCGCCGAAGGCCCCGGTATGGGCACCACCTCGACGCCGTTCTCGATAGCCGCCTTTATCAGCTCGTATCCCGGGTCGCTCATTCCCGGCGTGCCCGCGTCGGACACCAGCGCGACATCGATGGTCTCGAGCTGTTTCAGCAGGTACGGCAGCTTGGAGCGCTTCGTCTGCTCGTTGTAGCTTATCATCTCCTTAGTGATGCCGCACATCGAGAGCAGGCGCCCGGTGCGCCGCGTGTCCTCGGCGGCTATGAGCCCGACATCGTTCATGGTCCTCATGGCGCGCATGGTGATGTCTCCCTTGTTTCCAATTGGCGTTGCGACAACATATAAAGTTTGCATAGCGGAAGTATTATAGCGTATCGGCCGGTGAAACGTCTATTTGGATTGACTTACCACGTCATATTCTGATATGATTTCCCATACACATTTTTTCCCAATGACTAGGAGATAACCGATGCCGACCCCTCAATTTAAAGAACTGAGACACACCTACGGTTTCGATGAAGTAGCGCTCGTTCCCGGCGATGCAACCGTCAATCCCGATCAAGTTAACCTGGACCTCAAAATCGGACCTTTCACATTCCCCGTGCCGATAGTAGCATCGGCGATGGACGCGGTAGTAGACCCCAAGTTCGCCGTCGCCATGCATAAGCTGGGCGGACTGGCCGTGTTAAACCTGGAGGGAGTGCAGACACGATACGAAGATGCCGCCGCGATACTTGAAGAAATTGCGTCCATGCCCCCCGACAAGGTAACGCCATTCATGCAGAAGGTCTACTCCGAGCCGATAAAGGAAAACCTCATCGGTCAGCGCATCAGGGAGATAAAGAAGGCCAAGGCGGTGTGCGCCGCATCGGTTACGCCGGCCAATACCAAAAAGTTCGCCCCGATATGCGCCGAGGCCGGCATCGATATCTTCGTCATCCAATCGACGGTAACAACCGCGAGACATATATCTAAAAGCTATAAGGGACTCAGCTTCGCCGACCTGTGCAAAGTGATGCCGGCGCCGATCGTTGTGGGCAATTGCGTCAGCTACGGCGCAACGCTTGAGCTGATGCAGCAGGGCATCTCGGGCATACTCGTCGGGGTGGGCCCCGGCGCGGCGTGCACCACACGCGAAGTGACCGGCGTAGGCGTGCCTCAGATTACGGCGACCCTCGACTGCGCCGCGGCGCGGGAACGGCACCTGAAGGATACGGGCAAATACGTCGTTCTCATCACAGACGGCGGATTCCGCACCAGCGGCGATATCTGCAAGGCCGTAGCCGCCGGCGCAGACGCGGTGATGCTGGGCTCAATCTTCGCCCAGACCAAAGAGGCCCCGGGGCGCGGCTATCACTGGGGTATGGCCACCCCGCATGCTTCGTTGCCGCGCGGCACGCGCGTCAAGGTCGGCACGACCACTACCCTCAAGCAGATGCTCTTCGGCCCGTCTTCGGTCACCAGTGGAACGCAGAACCTGGTCACCGCGCTGCGAACGTCTATGGGCATGTGCGGCGCTCGCAATATCCGTGAGATGCAAAAGGCTACAATGGTTATCGCGCCATCGATAAAGACCGAGGGCAAGCACTGGCAGCAGAGCCAAACGTAAATTGAATATCGCTTTGAGATTGACTCTTCGTCAGTCTCGCAAATAATTGCCAGGAGAGGTGAAATATGACGAAAAGATTTGCAGTACTGGGATTGATTATCACTCTGGTGGTTTCGATCTCCGCTATCGGATGCGACGGCGGCGGGAGCGCTGGCCCAACTCCTCAGCCGAAAACGGCGACAGCGCAACCGACACAACAACCAACTGGGCAACCCACATCGGAGCCAACGGCAACACAGGAGACCAACCCTGCCGCTACGGCAACGAGCCTTGACTTCACTGTTGAGTATGTGATTGAAGGACAAGGAACATTTACATACAGGTACAGGGCAAGGAACTTTGGAACCAGCGACCTCGATTTCAGAATTGACATGACCTCGGCACAAATGAACATGGCTTATATCCTGAAAGGTTCCACCCATCAGGGCTGGGTTTACAACGGATACGAATGGATCGACTTTATCACGATGTACCAGGGTTTCGATGAGTTTTGGGATGAATTCTATGAAAGCTTTGAAGGATATCGTGACTACTTGGCTGAAGAATGGACAGGCGTGCAGGGCTGGACATACACTGTTCCCGGAATGGGCACTGTGACATATACTAATATCGATATCAATCCCAGCCTTTCGGATTCTGTGTTTCAGCCGAATTAATACAGCCAGCACAATCAGACAACCATAGTACAAACCGTATATAAGCTAAGAACCGCACGCCCCATCGTACTGCGATGAGCGGATGGGGCGTGTATTATTTTCAAATCTCTAACACGGATTCAAATATTGACTTGAAGCTGATATCGTGTTAACCTCGAAAATCATCGCCAAATGAGGTGGAATATGCTTAAGAAGTATGCGCTACTGGGATTAATCATCGCCATAGCAGTCTCGATTACAGCAATAGGATGCGGCGGCGGCGGTACAAGTGAACCGACACCCACCGCAACGGCAACGGAGCAGCCGGGAGAGACCGGCACGCTGCCGGATAGCTACAAATTCTTCATGGAGTGGTCTGATTCGGACGGGCATTCGGGAGAGATGCAGTACTGGGTCAAGGGAGAAAAGTGGAATACCGCATGGAGCACAACATACGAAGGAACGGAAACAGAATACATGTGGATCTATGACGGACAGTTCGCTTACCTGTATATGCCGGAACTGAACATGGTATATAAATACGCTACTGAATGGGAAGTCGATAATCCGGGTGCGGCATTTGCGCAGGAATTTGAAGACGGATATTGGGGAGATTCATCAGACTCAGAGATACTCTCCGGTTTCCAGGCCGCATGTTCCGGAACCGCGTCTATCGAGGGGCAGGAGAACATAAGCGGCCAGTCATGCACTAAATTCACCTGCGACTTCGCCGATGGTTCCGTATCCAGCTACTGGATATCCGACAGCGGCTGGCTGGTCAAAGGCGAGGCCACCTCGGCGGAAGGATACAAATACACCATGCAGTATTCGAATATCGATCTTAACCCGACGATAGATGACAGCATGTTTGATATCGAGTCATTAGCTCCCGGAGTACCGATAACGACAGTATCTTGACACTACCGTAACTTTATGTTACCTTGGTAAAACTTAATAACTGAAAAGCGTAGAACAAGACTAGTACGTCCGGAAGCGGGGTCACAGAGAGCCGGGGCAGGTGAGAGCCCGGCACCAGCGCAGGGGCGGAATGGACTTGGGAGCTGCAAACCGAAATCGTTTTCGAGAGTAGGCTTTGACGGAGAGGGCACCGTTATCGTAGCCCAGGGTATCGCCGGTAAAGGCCGTACCTGACAAGAGCCGCCCCGTTCATTCGGGGAAAAGGGTGGCACCGCGGAGTTTTTAAAAACCTTCGTCCCTTCGACGAAGGTTTTTTGTTTTGTAAAAACGAACCTTAGCAAAAGAGGTGCAGGAGAAATCTCCTGCCGGGGTTTTAGGGGTGCCCCCTATTCCTTTACTAAATTCCCCCATGATTGGGGGATACAGGGGTTGATAATTACAAATCTAAAGTTTTTAAAGTCGACAGCCGGAGGTGGCGTATGTACTACCCGACAATAGAAGAAGTGAAAAAGCTGAAGAATCAGGGAAACCTGATACCTGTGTACCGCGAGATCGTGGCTGACTTGGAGACGCCGGTCTCGGCCTTCCTCAAAATAGCCGAGGGCGATTACGCCTTCCTTCTGGAAAGCGTGGAGGGCGGCGAGCGTCTGGCCCGCTACAGCTTCATCGGCGCCGATCCCTATCTTGTATTGCGATTGAACGACAGCAATGGCGATCCGTTAATCCCGATCGAGGCCGAGCTCAAGAAATACAAGGTGGTTCCCGTGCGCGGCCTGCCTCCCTTCCACGGCGGCGCCGTCGGCTATCTGGGATACGAGACGGCGCGACACTTCGAGAAATTGCCCGCCCCCGAGCGCGACCCGCTGGGCCTGCCTGAATCCGTCTTCATGTTCGCCGACACCGTGCTGGTATTCGACCACCTCAGTCATAAAATAAAAGTTGTGAGCCATGCGCATCTCCACAACGGCGATGTCGAGAAAGCTTATAAAGAAGCGACCGAGCGCATCGACGCGCTGGTGCGCAAGCTCAACCGCCCACTCGACTCGAATCGTGGTAAGCCTAACGGCAAGGCAGCCAAAGCCGCGACGTCCAACATGTCCCAGGCGCAATACGAGTCCATCGTAGCGCATGCCAAGGAACATATCGTCGCCGGCGATATCATTCAGGCGGTGCTATCGCAGCGCCTGAGCAAACAGACCAGCGCCCAGCCGTTCGACATTTATAGGTCGCTGCGCAGCATCAACCCCTCGCCCTATATGTACTATTTGAAACTGAACGACTGCCACATCATCGGAACCTCGCCGGAGCTGCTGGTGCGCGTCGAGAACGGCGTCGTCGCCACCCACCCCATCGCCGGAACGCGCCCCCGCGGCCACGACGCCGAGCAGGACGCCACTTATGAGAAAGAGCTTAAGGCCGACATCAAGGAGCAGGCCGAGCACATCATGCTCGTCGATCTGGGGCGGAACGACATCGGGCGCATAGCCGAGCCGGGCAGCGTCGAGGTGACGCAGTTCATGGATGTCGAGCGCTACTCACACGTAATGCACCTCGTCTCACACGTGCAGGGGAAACTGAGGAGCGACCTCTCCCCCTTCGCTGCGCTGCGCGCCTGCTTCCCCGCCGGAACCGTGTCCGGAGCTCCAAAAATTCGAGCGATGGAAATAATAGCCGGGCTGGAGCCGGACAAACGCGGCCCGTACGCAGGCGCGGTGGGATATTTCAGCTTCTCCGGCAACCTGGACACGGCGATAACGATACGTACCATAGTGATGAAGGACGGCACGGCGCACGTGCAGGCCGGCGCTGGCATCGTCTACGACAGCGTGCCGGAGCGCGAGCACCAGGAGTGTTTGAACAAGGCCCGGGCGCTGATGAAGGCCATTGAAGTCGCGGAGGAAGCATATGC contains:
- a CDS encoding PT domain-containing protein, which produces MTKRFAVLGLIITLVVSISAIGCDGGGSAGPTPQPKTATAQPTQQPTGQPTSEPTATQETNPAATATSLDFTVEYVIEGQGTFTYRYRARNFGTSDLDFRIDMTSAQMNMAYILKGSTHQGWVYNGYEWIDFITMYQGFDEFWDEFYESFEGYRDYLAEEWTGVQGWTYTVPGMGTVTYTNIDINPSLSDSVFQPN
- the rsmI gene encoding 16S rRNA (cytidine(1402)-2'-O)-methyltransferase; the encoded protein is MQTLYVVATPIGNKGDITMRAMRTMNDVGLIAAEDTRRTGRLLSMCGITKEMISYNEQTKRSKLPYLLKQLETIDVALVSDAGTPGMSDPGYELIKAAIENGVEVVPIPGPSAIITAVVVSGLPTHEFTYLGYLPRMKAQRVKFLESVAGEPRTMVLFEAPHRLKVALKDILTVMGDRRVAVCREMTKLYEEVYRGKVSGAIDYFEEIRGEFTLVIEGKVKEEVKSTSAVEDELRRLRKEGVSAKDAVARAARSSGMSKKAVYQMWLDLKK
- a CDS encoding GuaB3 family IMP dehydrogenase-related protein, coding for MPTPQFKELRHTYGFDEVALVPGDATVNPDQVNLDLKIGPFTFPVPIVASAMDAVVDPKFAVAMHKLGGLAVLNLEGVQTRYEDAAAILEEIASMPPDKVTPFMQKVYSEPIKENLIGQRIREIKKAKAVCAASVTPANTKKFAPICAEAGIDIFVIQSTVTTARHISKSYKGLSFADLCKVMPAPIVVGNCVSYGATLELMQQGISGILVGVGPGAACTTREVTGVGVPQITATLDCAAARERHLKDTGKYVVLITDGGFRTSGDICKAVAAGADAVMLGSIFAQTKEAPGRGYHWGMATPHASLPRGTRVKVGTTTTLKQMLFGPSSVTSGTQNLVTALRTSMGMCGARNIREMQKATMVIAPSIKTEGKHWQQSQT
- the trpE gene encoding anthranilate synthase component I; the protein is MYYPTIEEVKKLKNQGNLIPVYREIVADLETPVSAFLKIAEGDYAFLLESVEGGERLARYSFIGADPYLVLRLNDSNGDPLIPIEAELKKYKVVPVRGLPPFHGGAVGYLGYETARHFEKLPAPERDPLGLPESVFMFADTVLVFDHLSHKIKVVSHAHLHNGDVEKAYKEATERIDALVRKLNRPLDSNRGKPNGKAAKAATSNMSQAQYESIVAHAKEHIVAGDIIQAVLSQRLSKQTSAQPFDIYRSLRSINPSPYMYYLKLNDCHIIGTSPELLVRVENGVVATHPIAGTRPRGHDAEQDATYEKELKADIKEQAEHIMLVDLGRNDIGRIAEPGSVEVTQFMDVERYSHVMHLVSHVQGKLRSDLSPFAALRACFPAGTVSGAPKIRAMEIIAGLEPDKRGPYAGAVGYFSFSGNLDTAITIRTIVMKDGTAHVQAGAGIVYDSVPEREHQECLNKARALMKAIEVAEEAYATADR